Proteins encoded by one window of Rhodamnia argentea isolate NSW1041297 chromosome 6, ASM2092103v1, whole genome shotgun sequence:
- the LOC125315629 gene encoding cyclin-dependent kinase 12-like has protein sequence MALSEREIKTKITATVLATFLSLSVFALSSSGHASPVLQGERGSLSHPLGEYRERSRKMVPGCEFLVQMQMLAKGRHLRPPPAPVRGRAGHYVFIRSPPPPPPNSPPPPQAPAITRRDPRAKMSKYAPPPPPPHC, from the exons ATGGCGCTGTcggaaagagaaatcaaaaccAAGATAACCGCGACTGTTCTGGCCACTTTCCTATCTCTTTCCGTCTTCGCATTGTCATCGTCTGGCCACGCCTCTCCAGTTCTTCAAG GCGAGAGAGGCTCGTTGTCGCATCCTCTCGGCGAGTACCGGGAGAGATCTCGAAAGATGGTTCCTGGATGCGAATTCCTAGTGCAGATGCAGATGCTGGCAAAAGGGAGGCACCTAAGGCCTCCACCGGCACCGGTCCGGGGTCGGGCCGGGCACTATGTGTTCATCCGttccccgccgccgccgccgccaaacTCGCCTCCCCCGCCCCAGGCCCCAGCAATAACACGGCGAGATCCGAGAGCCAAAATGTCCAAATAtgcacctcctcctcctccgccacatTGTTGA
- the LOC115757565 gene encoding lipase-like isoform X1, protein MIRFGMLGLQLSELLVSSVVHLLYGFYIFSSAVAGDLSRAFRECLFKPNPNLGENSDATATTHVNNLPPIVLVHGIFGFGKGRLGGLSYFAGAEKKDERVLVPDLGSLTSIYDRARELFYYLKGGQVDYGQEHSKACGHSQFGRIYEQGHYPEWDEDHPIHFVGHSAGAQVVRVLQQMLADKAFEGYENTSENWVLSITSLSGAFNGTTRTYLDGMKPEDGKKMKAVCLLQLCRLGVIVYDWLDIPWLKAYYNFGFDHFGLSWKKVGIWGLADCMFGKTGPFASGDWILPDLTIQGSMRLNSHLHTFPNTFYFSYATKRTRKILGITVPSSILGIHPLFFIRVLQMSQWRHPSDVPPPYKGYRDEDWQDNDGALNTISMTHPRLPSEHPSHYVVLDSDFQPLEPGIWYYKIVEADHILFIVNRERAGVQFDLIYDSIFQRCRKHVFRKSPPTLPNHIVADDE, encoded by the exons ATGATAAGATTTGGGATGCTGGGACTGCAGCTGTCGGAGCTGCTCGTGAGCTCGGTGGTGCATTTGCTTTATGGGTTTTACATATTCAGCTCAGCCGTCGCCGGCGATCTGTCTCGGGCATTTCGTGAATGCCTCTTCAAGCCAAACCCGAATCTTGGCGAAAACAGCGACGCGACGGCGACGACCCATGTTAATAATTTGCCTCCTATTGTGTTGGTTCATGGAATCTTTGGATTTGGGAAGGGG AGATTGGGAGGTTTATCTTATTTTGCGGGGGCAGAGAAGAAGGATGAGAGAGTTTTGGTGCCTGATTTGGGATCTTTAACCAGTATATACGACAG ggCTCGAGAACTGTTCTATTACCTGAAAGGCGGGCAAGTCGATTATGGCCAGGAACATAGCAAGGCTTGTGGGCACTCGCAGTTTGGGCGGATCTACGAACAAG GGCATTATCCAGAATGGGATGAAGATCACCCCATCCACTTTGTGGGGCATTCCGCGGGAGCGCAGGTCGTTCGGGTTTTGCAACAGATGCTCGCTGATAAG GCATTCGAGGGGTATGAGAACACTTCTGAGAACTGGGTGTTGAGTATCACATCCTTATCGGGGGCGTTTAATGGGACGACAAGAACCTATTTAGACGGAATGAA GCCAGAGGAtgggaagaaaatgaaggcagTATGTCTGCTTCAGCTTTGCCGTCTCGGAGTGATTGTATACGATTGGCTCGACATCCCGTGGCTGAAAGCCTATTACAATTTCGGGTTTGATCATTTTGGCCTTTCTTGGAAGAAAGTAGGGATTTGGGGTTTAGCAGATTGCATGTTTGGAAAAACAGGCCCTTTTGCCTCAGGCGATTGGATTCTCCCGGACCTCACGATTCAAGGGTCGATGAGATTGAACAGCCATCTGCATACCTTCCCCAATACGTTCTATTTCAGTTATGCCACCAAGCGCACTAGAAAGATTCTTGGCATCACAGTTCCTTCAAGCATACTTGGGATCCACCCGCTGTTTTTCATAAGGGTGCTTCAGATGAGTCAATGGCGGCATCCTTCAGATGTTCCTCCTCCTTACAAAGGCTACAG GGATGAAGATTGGCAGGATAACGATGGAGCGCTGAACACTATATCCATGACTCACCCACGCCTTCCGAGTGAACATCCTAGTCATTACGTTGTATTAGACTCCGATTTCCAACCCCTGGAACCGGGCATCTG GTACTACAAGATCGTGGAAGCTGATCACATACTGTTCATTGTGAACCGTGAGAGAGCCGGGGTTCAGTTCGATCTCATTTATGATAGCATCTTCCAACGTTGCCGAAAGCATGTATTTAGAAAATCTCCACCGACATTGCCGAATCACATAGTTGCTGATGATGAGTAG
- the LOC115757580 gene encoding AP-1 complex subunit mu-2 encodes MAGAVSALFLLDIKGRVLVWRDYRGDVSAVQAERFFTKLIEKEGDPQSQDPVVYDNGVTYMFIQHSNVYLMVAARQNCNAASLLFFLHRVVDVFKHYFEELEEESLRDNFVVVYELLDEMMDFGYPQYTEAKILSEFIKTDAYRMEVTQRPPMAVTNAVSWRSEGIRYKKNEVFLDVVESVNILVNSNGQIIRSDVVGALKMRTYLSGMPECKLGLNDRVLLEAQGRTTKGKAIDLDDIKFHQCVRLARFENDRTISFIPPDGSFDLMTYRLSTQVKPLIWVEAQVERHSRSRIEIMVKARSQFKERSTATNVEIELPVPADSTNPNVRTSMGSASYAPENDALVWKIKSFPGGKEYMLRAEFSLPSITAEEATPERKAPIRVKFEIPYFTVSGIQVRYLKIIEKSGYQALPWVRYITMAGEYELRLI; translated from the exons ATGGCCGGAGCGGTGTCGGCGCTGTTTCTCCTGGACATCAAGGGGCGCGTCCTCGTTTGGCGCGACTACCGCGGCGATGTCTCCGCCGTCCAGGCCGAGCGCTTCTTCACCAAGCTCATCGAGAAAGAG GGTGATCCACAGTCTCAGGATCCAGTCGTGTATGATAATGGCGTCACCTATATGTTTATACAGCATAGCAATGTTTACTTGATGGTAGCGGCACGGCAGAACTGCAATGCCGCcagccttctttttttcctacaCCGTGTTGTTGAT GTATTCAAGCATTATTTCGAGGAACTAGAGGAGGAATCGCTTAGAGATAACTTTGTAGTTGTG TATGAATTACTCGATGAAATGATGGACTTCGGTTACCCTCAGTATACTGAAGCAAAAATTCTAAGTGAGTTCATCAAGACTGATGCTTATAGAATGGAAGTAACTCAAAGACCTCCCATGGCTGTAACGAATGCAGTTTCTTGGCGTAGTGAAGGGATACGATATAAGAAGAATGAA GTATTCTTGGATGTTGTGGAGAGTGTCAATATACTTGTCAATAGCAACGGGCAAATTATCAGATCGGATGTGGTTGGAGCCTTGAAAATGAGAACGTATCTGAG tggCATGCCAGAGTGCAAGCTTGGCCTAAATGATAGAGTATTATTGGAAGCCCAAGGTCGAACAACAAAGGGAAAGGCAATTGATTTGGATGACATAAAATTCCATCA GTGTGTACGCTTGGCTCGCTTCGAAAATGATAGGACAATCTCCTTTATACCACCTGATGGATCTTTTGACCTTATGACATACAGACTTAGTACTCAG GTAAAGCCACTTATCTGGGTGGAAGCCCAAGTCGAAAGGCATTCAAGAAGTCGAATTGAGATCATGGTAAAAGCTAGGAGCCAGTTCAAGGAGCGGAG TACTGCTACAAACGTTGAAATTGAGTTGCCAGTTCCTGCTGATTCTACAAATCCTAATGTTCGAACTTCAATGGGTTCTGCGTCATATGCACCAGAAAATGATGCACTTGTCTGGAAAATAAAATCCTTTCCTGGTGGCAAG GAGTATATGTTGAGAGCTGAGTTCAGTCTACCGAGTATAACAGCCGAAGAAGCAACTCCTGAGAGGAAGGCCCCCATACGCGTGAAGTTTGAGATACCATATTTCACTGTCTCTGGCATACAG GTGCGGTACCTGAAGATTATTGAGAAGAGCGGCTACCAAGCTCTTCCCTGGGTCAGATACATTACAATGGCAGGCGAGTATGAACTGAGGCTTATTTGA
- the LOC115728579 gene encoding cyclin-dependent protein kinase inhibitor SMR6-like, with protein MIMGFQEKRHQVDKGLEMEGKATWVIAGISLRSPLKPIYTSSPQSRGDWEDQDREEEEEGFSTTPTGEEARIPAKFTCPPAPRKRKPASKYRYNGVREFFNPPDLDSVFMRKAERAN; from the coding sequence ATGATCATGGGTTTCCAAGAGAAGCGCCACCAGGTGGATAAAGGGCTCGAGATGGAGGGCAAGGCGACGTGGGTCATCGCCGGGATCTCGCTCCGGTCCCCGCTGAAGCCGATATACACCAGCTCGCCGCAGAGCCGCGGCGATTGGGAGGACCAGGAccgcgaggaggaggaggagggattCTCCACGACCCCGACGGGCGAAGAAGCGAGGATCCCGGCTAAATTCACGTGCCCGCCGGCCCCGAGGAAGCGGAAGCCGGCCTCGAAGTACCGCTACAACGGGGTGAGGGAGTTCTTCAATCCCCCGGATTTGGACAGCGTGTTCATGCGCAAAGCCGAGAGGGCTAACTGA
- the LOC115757565 gene encoding lipase-like isoform X2, with translation MRLGGLSYFAGAEKKDERVLVPDLGSLTSIYDRARELFYYLKGGQVDYGQEHSKACGHSQFGRIYEQGHYPEWDEDHPIHFVGHSAGAQVVRVLQQMLADKAFEGYENTSENWVLSITSLSGAFNGTTRTYLDGMKPEDGKKMKAVCLLQLCRLGVIVYDWLDIPWLKAYYNFGFDHFGLSWKKVGIWGLADCMFGKTGPFASGDWILPDLTIQGSMRLNSHLHTFPNTFYFSYATKRTRKILGITVPSSILGIHPLFFIRVLQMSQWRHPSDVPPPYKGYRDEDWQDNDGALNTISMTHPRLPSEHPSHYVVLDSDFQPLEPGIWYYKIVEADHILFIVNRERAGVQFDLIYDSIFQRCRKHVFRKSPPTLPNHIVADDE, from the exons ATG AGATTGGGAGGTTTATCTTATTTTGCGGGGGCAGAGAAGAAGGATGAGAGAGTTTTGGTGCCTGATTTGGGATCTTTAACCAGTATATACGACAG ggCTCGAGAACTGTTCTATTACCTGAAAGGCGGGCAAGTCGATTATGGCCAGGAACATAGCAAGGCTTGTGGGCACTCGCAGTTTGGGCGGATCTACGAACAAG GGCATTATCCAGAATGGGATGAAGATCACCCCATCCACTTTGTGGGGCATTCCGCGGGAGCGCAGGTCGTTCGGGTTTTGCAACAGATGCTCGCTGATAAG GCATTCGAGGGGTATGAGAACACTTCTGAGAACTGGGTGTTGAGTATCACATCCTTATCGGGGGCGTTTAATGGGACGACAAGAACCTATTTAGACGGAATGAA GCCAGAGGAtgggaagaaaatgaaggcagTATGTCTGCTTCAGCTTTGCCGTCTCGGAGTGATTGTATACGATTGGCTCGACATCCCGTGGCTGAAAGCCTATTACAATTTCGGGTTTGATCATTTTGGCCTTTCTTGGAAGAAAGTAGGGATTTGGGGTTTAGCAGATTGCATGTTTGGAAAAACAGGCCCTTTTGCCTCAGGCGATTGGATTCTCCCGGACCTCACGATTCAAGGGTCGATGAGATTGAACAGCCATCTGCATACCTTCCCCAATACGTTCTATTTCAGTTATGCCACCAAGCGCACTAGAAAGATTCTTGGCATCACAGTTCCTTCAAGCATACTTGGGATCCACCCGCTGTTTTTCATAAGGGTGCTTCAGATGAGTCAATGGCGGCATCCTTCAGATGTTCCTCCTCCTTACAAAGGCTACAG GGATGAAGATTGGCAGGATAACGATGGAGCGCTGAACACTATATCCATGACTCACCCACGCCTTCCGAGTGAACATCCTAGTCATTACGTTGTATTAGACTCCGATTTCCAACCCCTGGAACCGGGCATCTG GTACTACAAGATCGTGGAAGCTGATCACATACTGTTCATTGTGAACCGTGAGAGAGCCGGGGTTCAGTTCGATCTCATTTATGATAGCATCTTCCAACGTTGCCGAAAGCATGTATTTAGAAAATCTCCACCGACATTGCCGAATCACATAGTTGCTGATGATGAGTAG
- the LOC115727221 gene encoding uncharacterized protein LOC115727221 has product MIASNQRKIFPALPVLVSLLLLSGVCPFHLSGFGYARRRAADYQSLRPQKELHRLNRIKTHLRKINKPSVKTIQTLHGEVIDCVLLHQQPAFDHPLLRGQKPLDPPERPRSRELTGMVFVEDFQLWRNTGESCPGGTIPIRRTSEEDILRASSLQKFGRKAGRCIRRDFLSYDGHEHAVGYVTGDQYYGAKASVNVWAPQVANQSEFSLSQIWVISGSFGDDLNTIEAGWQVSPELYGDNFPRFFTYWTTDAYQTTGCYNLLCSGFVQTDSRVALGAAISPTSSFNGGQFDISLLIWKDPKHGNWWLEFGPGILVGYWPSFLFTHLMDHATMVQFGGEIVNSAPSGSHTATQMGSGQFAEEGFAKASYFRNLQVVDWDNNLSPPPDLQVVADHPNCYDIQKEYNDAWGNYFYYGGPGRNVKCP; this is encoded by the exons ATGATCGCTTCCAACCAGCGTAAGATCTTCCCTGCCCTCCCCGTTTTGGTCtcgcttcttcttctctctggcGTCTGCCCATTCCATCTGTCGGGGTTCGGCTATGCTCGTCGTCGCGCAGCCGACTATCAGAGTCTGCGGCCGCAGAAAGAGCTGCACAGGTTGAACAGGATCAAGACCCATCTGAGGAAGATCAACAAGCCTTCGGTCAAGACAATTCAG ACCCTTCATGGTGAAGTTATAGATTGTGTTTTGCTGCATCAACAGCCGGCTTTCGATCATCCGCTGTTGAGAGGACAGAAACCACTG GATCCGCCCGAGAGACCGAGAAGTCGTGAGCTGACAGGAATGGTGTTTGTAGAGGATTTCCAGTTATGGAGGAACACGGGTGAGTCGTGCCCAGGAGGGACGATCCCGATACGGAGAACGAGCGAAGAGGACATATTAAGAGCTAGCTCTCTGCAAAAGTTTGGAAGGAAAGCAGGAAGATGCATCAGAAGAGATTTTCTCAGCTACGACGGTCATGAG CATGCGGTTGGGTATGTGACCGGAGATCAATACTACGGAGCAAAAGCGAGCGTCAATGTTTGGGCACCCCAAGTCGCCAATCAATCCGAATTCAGTTTGTCCCAGATCTGGGTCATCTCCGGCTCTTTCGGCGATGATCTCAACACCATCGAAGCTGGTTGGCAG GTTAGTCCAGAGTTGTACGGGGACAACTTCCCAAGGTTCTTTACATATTGGACC ACTGATGCATACCAGACAACAGGATGCTATAACTTGCTGTGTTCAGGCTTCGTCCAAACAGACAGCAGGGTTGCACTTGGAGCCGCTATATCTCCCACTTCTTCGTTCAACGGCGGCCAATTCGACATTAGCCTGTTGATATGGAAG GATCCGAAGCACGGGAATTGGTGGCTGGAATTCGGGCCAGGCATTCTGGTCGGGTACTGGCCGTCGTTCCTGTTCACGCACCTGATGGACCACGCGACCATGGTCCAGTTCGGCGGGGAGATCGTCAACTCCGCGCCCTCCGGGTCTCACACCGCGACCCAGATGGGGAGCGGGCAGTTCGCCGAGGAGGGGTTTGCCAAGGCCTCCTACTTTCGCAACCTGCAGGTGGTCGACTGGGACAACAACCTGAGCCCGCCGCCGGACCTCCAGGTCGTTGCCGACCACCCGAACTGCTACGACATCCAAAAGGAGTACAACGACGCGTGGGGGAATTATTTCTACTACGGAGGACCCGGGAGAAATGTGAAGTGCCCTTAA